DNA sequence from the Liolophura sinensis isolate JHLJ2023 chromosome 1, CUHK_Ljap_v2, whole genome shotgun sequence genome:
CATGTTTGCACGTGGGTGAAATCCAGCATAACCGAGTGTTTACGCCTGTAGAATATACTTTCCTATGACCTTCACCTTGTCGTGGGAAAGCTCACTCGCGATATAATCCCCACTTAGTCTGGCTAGTGGGTTTCAAGGAACACAAAGAAAGAGTGCATCCATTTTGGCGCCCTTTCCTGAAAACAAAGCTACTTGTGCCCAGCGCCTGATGTGAAAAATTACGTCATCATGAAATTAGTTCTGCAACCAGCGTTCACTGGATGAACGAActccgggggggggggggggggaggcgtCGTAAAAGTTTTGGGGATTAACCCCATACCATAACCATAACAATACGGGAACCCCCGGTGGATCAGTATTCAGTGTCTCTAACTGACATGACACATTTGCCACAGTTTACTTTATCAGTTTTCCTTTTAAAATGCATTAATTCACTCAACATACGGACTTGAGCGGTAATAAATGTAGACCTATACGTCAATAACAATTGACATTGACATTATTATGTTTTCCATCCACTATACAGATTATGCCATGTTTCTTCAGTTATTATCAAGCAAAAGTTTAATACTTTCacaatattacatatttataaacCTTACGTACCTGAAAACttgacattcatatatataaataattactAACCAAAAGAAACATCATGACGAATGAACACGCCAAACGTGCACAAAATTAATTCTGTGACTATCTGTCTATATTATGGTACTGTTATCTAACAGAATAAAGACATGCAAGTATGTAAGATGGCCAAGGTGACATCTTTAGGATCTAAATATATCCAAAAACACTGCTTTCCCTTCTTGACccactgtatatattttacaagCAATAAACCAACGCTTCGGGGTGAAACCTATTCCAAGGCGGCTGAATCCATTTACAATTAGCAGAGTTTCTTTACCATAATTAAAACACAGATTCTTCTGGATGTCGTCTTTGCCAAAGTACATTACTTAAGGTTTTGAGATCTCAACTTTTCAGCTTCATTAGTGACATAACATTACGTCATCATGTAATTAGTTCTGTCACTGGGCTTTACTTAATGGAGCGTAGTCCAAGCGGTCAGGCATAATGGCCATTAGGATTAACGAGCCATATGCAGTAACACTGCAGGAATTTCCGGTAGTTCTGTACTCATTCAACTAACTGACATCTCATATTCTTCTCCTTCTTTCGGAGTACTTTATCTTGCAGTATTCTTAAATAAAAGTATTATTCTAGTATTTCTAAAGTTACATTCAATGATTGctctaaacagaaaaaaaaacatacaatactGCCGGGATgaacttttaaaattttgtttcacatcGGCCAGTCATATGAGGGAAAAAACACTAACCAACAGAAACACTGACAAGGACACAGCATTCAGAAAGCTTACCGTGAATATGAGTACTGGCGGTGAAACATCTAAACCAAGAAGACATGGGAGTAACTGAACTGAGCAATGTGACATCTATCTCATCCAAATATATTCAGCAAAGCTtggtcacatgttcaaatcttCGCTTAAGGATTAATTTTAAAGGGAACACACACATTCCCCGGACCTCCACAGCAGACATTTCACATTAAATACAATCATGAATTATTGATCCATCAAATCTGTATATGTTGCTATATACCTCTTGGTGTAAATACATCCAAATAAACCATCCGTCTCAGAACGGCCTCAATGCTTTTgcatgaaagtacatgtaatttaatttcACTGTAACCTGTGAGGAATTATAAGAGGAACAAATCAAAATCTATATCTTCCTAACTATGTACAATGAATCAACTATCCAACTATTctattgtatttttgtatatgtgtGACATGATTATATAATTTTCCTGTCGTAAATCATGAAACATACAACGTTAATAATACAAACGTTTACAACCGATGCTCACTCCATTAGATCTCTGCATGTACCCCAGACATATAGTCCAGACACCTCCCCCTCACCCCTACAACATAATTAATTATCTCCCCAGAACTCAATGAGCCCCGTTGTGTGCTCGTGACAGGTGTCTGTGTGTGCAAGTTCAATAAGTATGTGTGCATAATTAAATGCAGACGATGGCGCCATTAAAAGGATGGCTGATTACACAACACGTCGTGTGACATCAAGCCGTTAACATCACTCTTCTCAATCAAGCTGTTCCACTTGACATATGACATTGTCACTGCATGCTGTCTGTTGACAaggagaaatatatatatatatatacggtcAACGGTCAATTCATAGAAATTTTTTTCTACTGTTAGCACTAGTTATCTGTGGCTAGGTCGATCTTATTATCACAGTTATtcttgttcgaatccagctctaataaagtgaaaaattattagGCTcggcctgaaaaaaaaatcaatgaatacATTTCAACATATTTTCCATTCTAACTTAATAAGGGCTTCTTCAAAATATCACTGTGATTATACTAATGTAAGAGCCATGTCCATTCATTTTTGTACCAGTCAAACAAACATAGGTATTGTATGGGCCCCAACAACATTTTAGTGTTCTTCAATTGTTGAAAATGAATCTATCATTACTGAACTGGACATACGTTTATGCAGATTACACGTAAGCGGTAGCCTGCAACTGTTACGGTAATTATTAGACTACAAAACTTTAGAGACCCCAAAGGACTAGATCAACAAATACAGATGCTATTTAAAGCAAACTTAGAATTCCATTAAGGAACCCAGCTCATCGTTGTGTAAGCGCACAAAACTAAGTTTCATATCCTATAAATGTATCTAAatgttattattaataataacagATGTCATAGTGACTGAGTTATTTCATTTACGacctgttattatttttttcggTAATGTAGGGGATAAAGGTATATAATGATAGCTTAATGCACAAAGAGCAGTTTTAGAAGGTGATGAGTTCATTGTTATTATGTAACAAACTTGTGATGAactggccaaggtggttagcgtacAAACGCAGaacaatgactcagaagcctctcaccaatgtggtcgctgtgagttcaagtcgaacCCGTGCCGTACGTGGAAAGTTCTTCAAGCGACCTGCggacggtcatgggtttcctcccagaatagtgctggccgtcgtataagtgaaacacttttgagtgcagcataaatcaccaggcaaaaaaaaaaaataactgtaacacattataaaataaaatgggtACATTTAGACACATCGATTTATACAGCAATCAAACACAACATACAAGGTTTCAGTATGTAAAAAACTTCATTTATGATCAGGATCACTGAGTGCTTACCATGTTGGTGTAGAGGTTCGTCTGTTATCTAACGGTCAGTCTTAAAAACACACACCGTATATTACAAGCAGTATTGTACATGTGAGGTCTACACAGTTCCAAAATACATGACACAAAAGTTAGCcagtttttttcacatattagCATTCACCGATAATCATCAGTAAAAGAAATTGTAAGGGATTGAATATTTGAGGAATATTTGAGGAAAACTTTTTATTCATAGGGTATGTGAAGTTAGTCAACATGACAATATCTCATAAGGTCTTTCCACAATATAGTGCCTTGACGAATACATCCATCTCACCTACCTCCAGAATGGTTTTACGCCAGAACATGGCCACCAAAAACCACAATAGCTTCAACTATATACGTCTAAAGCAACCATCTCAGAATGTCTTCACGATATCAGTGCATGATGAAAGTAGTAACTTTTAGTACGTAGGTTTTATAACGGTTTTTATTGGTTTTACCACGTAGAAGAAACTGACATTAATTAATGGTTTTGGGGTGGCAATAAAACACCTGCCATGCAATGGTGTATTCAACACTTTGATGTTTTGATAAAAAGTAGTTGCAAAAAAACGTTAAATTCAACGGAGATCCCAGGTTATACGCAACCAAACGGTACATTATTCCAAGATTGAGAAAGACCTATTCAAATTATCGTCGTAAGACACAAACTACACAATGACCAATAACTCACTCTACGATCTGTACAAGTTATATGCCGATTTATATCAAGCTTAAAGAGATATTCCACGTTAAACTCGTTTCAAGAAACACAAATTAGAGCTTGTACAACTCAGAGCTCAATTTGTCCCAGTTGCTTTCTACGCGGTCCGCGCTCGCCGTATGTACAACGGGCGTCCTAATCCTCTCGTCATTCGCATGTCTACTACCAGATAGAGCATACGAACCACTGCATCAAAGCTATTCATCATGACTGACACAGCTCCAGCTCCCGTCGTCCAGAAGGTAAAGAAGACCACCAAACCCAAGAAGCCAGCTGAGCACCCGAAATACAGCGAGATGGTGGTAGCCGCTCTCAAGGACCTGAAAGAGAGAGGAGGATCATCTAGGAGCAAGATCTTGAAGTACATCGTCACCAACTACAAAGTAGGAGACGAGAAGACCGTCAACACACACCTGAAGCTTGCTCTGAAAAGTGGCGTCCAGTCCGGTATGTTGAAACAGACTAAGGGTACCGGGGCCACGGGATCTTTTAAGCTCGGAGAAACTGCCAAGAAAGCCTCGGTCAACCCAAAGAAAGCCGCTGTCAAAAAAGCAGCTGCCAAAAAGCCAGCCACTAAAAAGACAAAATCACCGAAGAAAGTCACAAAGAAACCAGCTGCTAAGAAACTCCAATCTCCTGCCAAAGAAGTTACTAAGAAGGCGAAATCTCCGAAAAAGGTGGCAAAGAAACCGGCGTCTAAGAAACCAGCCAAGTCCCCGAAGAAACCAGCAGTCAAGAAACCAACCGCTAAAAAAGCTGCTGCTAAGAAGCCAGCAACCAAGAAAACAAAGGCTTAACCAGTTTCACCCTGTCTTctccaacggcccttttcagggccatcCAATCCTCCTGAAAGAGATCTTTCAATTTAAGCActccatcatttatttatattttatgtactgtTTATTTCCGGAATACGCCTACCACGCCCCTCtccatgttacatatacaaatTACAATTACATAAAAGATTACTTAATAACATGGTTTGAGCCCACAGTTAAACAATTCAGTGTTCCAGCTTCAACACTCAGAGCTCTAGGTGACAAGACTTGCTCGTATGTAATTACCCAAGCTTAATACACTGCTTTTCGGATTTAAATTAATCAATGATCGAAACGTTCTCAATGTAGTCCAGAACGAGTAGGTCtttttaagatattttttttcttaaactggAATATAGCCTGcaacacagaagaaaatgaaatttatcaGTACCCAATTTGCTCATCGTACATCGATGTTCAGTTTTAAGTACGCTTGCGTATCTTCCAGTTTCAGTGTTCAGGCGATGTTACCGGTATCTGAACCGTACAACAGATTAAAAAAACTGGAAGAGTTACTTTTATAAAAAGCATTATACTATTATCCGGGATATCAAAAGGAGACGTCTGTAAAAGCAAATAATTTGTATAAAAACGCCTTTTATAGTTCACATAATACTACAAACAGTAAATATTTCCTTTTGGGccaaaaaacaattttcatgtaaaaaaaatatacatttcttaGCCTCAGCCATACGTTCTGTTCTTGGTCGTGTATTTTCTCACAGTTCCATACAAATGATattctagttattatttattagtAACAGCCTTAGGCCAGCATttcaaaatacaagaaaaacaatCAGTTTGAAGATTAAATCTGCTGGTCAATTAATAACTAGACAATGTGCACTGATATACATgttcttttcaaattttctcTAATTAATCATAATAGGCATAGAACACAATATAGCCCTAGTTGCTTGTCTCCCCGACCTTCACGTAATGAGTTTCGTTGTGTGCCCCTGAGAAGGTGTCTGTATACACACTAACAGGCCCTAAGGCGGCGTGGACAACACATGCAAAGGATGACTTATTACGCCGGTTCTGCGAGACAACGTGATACAGCCCACTGTTACCACAACACTTTTACTCAAGCTGTTCCATTTGACATGTGGCATAAACAATTCATATCACTTGTTCAGCAAAGAGAGACATATATGTAAAATCCACACGCAAACGTCTTCCCATTTTAACAAATCCCACAGTTTCTTAAGGCCGTGTTTTTATTTGAGAATAGTTGGTGTTACTTTGAATTAAGTTAAATAGGAAATATAATGAATCgaagtatatgtgtacatgtttcatACAATTTGAAACGTTATATCTCCAGAGCTATGAAACGACTTATCAAAAACTTTTCCtgctgttttgtgttttcatgtaaacACCAACTTTTACCCTATCCTGTCCTGTCCTTTTATGATACTCCACTGGTAAAACTGACTTGCATTGTATCAGTGTAAAAACCTTGactatggcgttaaataacaatgaaataaatgaaagcatacTGTTCAGGGAGAGTTTAAAAGTACATTTCTCAAAACTAGGAGGATTCTAAATTTGCTCCAGCTGGAAAAAGTCGCCCTCATTCCACCAATGGCTTTCTGTATATTTTAGCCAATCAAAGACAGTATAGAATAACCAATCACACACAAGCGCGCCTCCTTCACAGCCAATGGATGGAAGTCACGCACGAGTGGTAGTGGCCTTAAATGCTCATGTAGTCCACTTACAGGTCACACTTGATCCAGTCTTGCAGCAGATCACAACATCAGACGCCATGGCCCGTACAAAACAGACCGCCCGTAAATCTACAGGAGGAAAGGCTCCCCGAAAACAGCTGGCCACCAAGGCAGCAAGGAAGAGCGCCCCAGCCACCGGTGGTGTCAAGAAACCTCACAGATACAGGCCCGGAACAGTGGCTCTCCGTGAAATCCGTCGTTACCAGAAGAGCACTGAACTGCTCATCCGCAAACTGCCCTTCCAGCGCCTGGTGCGTGAAATCGCCCAGGATTTCAAGACAGATCTGCGTTTCCAGAGCTCTGCCGTAATGGCTCTACAAGAAGCCAGCGAATCTTACCTGGTGGGTTTGTTTGAGGACACGAACCTGTGCGCCATCCACGCCAAACGTGTCACCATTATGCCCAAGGATATCCAACTGGCCAGACGTATCCGAGGAGAGAGAGCTTAAATCTCACAGAATACCTTCATTCCcttccaacggcccttttcagggccaaccaaaaCATCGAAAGGGGATTTCTGTTTAAGCACTGTTTATGATGTATTTACTATAACAATATACTTACACGCGCGCATTTATATATTCCGAAAATAGCTGTGGTGCCTATACGGGGGGTGGTATAAAAAGATATAGCAGTACtatccatacatatatatatatatatacaactatTTTTGGTCAAGCACGATTTTTGTAGATGTGCTCGCAGCTTTGTATGCTGAAAATGGTGTTACATacgtatacacatgtaaatatatttttttaaatggccTCCATACTTAGAATCATTATCAGCGGGAATAGTTTTCCATTTGTGTTTGGATTGTAAAGCTAATGAGGAAGAAATAAggtttttgttacaaaaaaaatgcatgggGTGGGGGAAATGTGGACTATGACCAACGAACTCCAACTTTGGGGGATGGCATCGTaacacatgaaacaaaatgCACTTAACAAAAATCCACATCGAGAGGTCCGCATCGAAAGTTAAGAAGTctgtgatgtaaaacaccagtcaacaacaatagaaaataaatcttaaataaatcatattttttttaaagatttcttCCAATTGGTAGTTGTCTCATGCCTGAGCGACTGTTCCAAGGCGAATGGATTGTTTTATTGGGTTAGTTAGGCGAGTGTGTTTTTGAAGTAGAGACTACGTGTTGAACCTAAAATATATACTCCTCCGCGTCAATGTGGTGTATTTGGCATGGAATTTATAGACACCCCTCCCCACTTTCTCTACATACGGAGACTTGATGACAATGAGCGGGCAACGACGCCCGTGGAACAATTCACGCGGCAGAGCGTTCTTTGATGATCACTTCCACCAATGTATGTAAATCATATGTGGCAAAGGTCGTCAGTACCTTGCCAAAGGTTGTTGGTTTTACTTAGGCACTCATCAACTCACAATACTGACCGTCATCGTCTAAGACAAAGATAGACCAatataacaacagaataatttaataatttcaatgttttcaaTGGAAAACTTGTGATTTGCGAGGCCTGTATGAcgaacagtttaaaaaaaataatcgtCAGAATATATTTGAGCATTGTTTGAGAGTAACTTCAGCAGTAAGTGCTTTTGCATTTTATTCTGGAGAATTTTGTTTCGCTTTTGTTTTACGGACTCAATGGTAGCTCAGTGGAGGAaaaccggggtaaaccaccaacatttggcaagttactgacgaactctCCCACGAGTGACgttcagatatgcacaccatattggtgaaagtcAACGAACATGCAAAGACTAATGCAGACTGTCGTCGGAGAGCCGTCGACCACGTACTGACACTGGGGTTCTGTAATGGAGGGGTAGGGGGTGGGGCTATCTGGCCGTggccggttttgaacccacaccaCGTGCGTCGTAGCGATTTAAAGACAAGCACCTTATGACTCATTTAATTGATCAGTCAGTCAGACGGTGTAAATCTTGTCAACCAAGGTGCTAGTGCACATATGATTGTAGTTATCTGTGAAGAGAATAAAGAGTAAAGAAATGATGACAGCCCTCAGTCAGTACACCACCTATGTTTCACATTTATTGGGCGGCGTCATTTATTGGGCCATATAAGCTACACACTGATGACGCATACGACATGTACTGAGACTTGTCACAAACCCTATGCATGCATTAACCCAGATTTAAGAAAGAACATTGACTACACATGTTAGCGGAGCTTTGATGGTATGAGCTGAGTTCGACTATTGAGTCAGATCTGGTGGTATGTTATAGGCTGTGTATCGCTTTGGCAATTTTACATACCTGGATATActttataataatttttgttcagcacaaataaatcatcaccAGACAACATGGTCCGCACAAAACAGACTGCCCGTAAATGTACAGGAAAGGCTCCCTGAAAACAGCTGGCCACCAAGGCAGCCGGGAAGAACGCCCCAGCCACCGGTGGTGTCAAGAAACCTCACAAATACAGGCCTGGAATAGCGCTGGAACTTTTCCATAAATTTCGTCGTTATCTAAGAGGCACCGGGCTTGTCTTCTGCAAATTGCCCTTCCAGCGTCTGGTGCGTGAAATTGCTCAGGATTTCAAGACGGATCTGCGTTTCCAGAGCTCTGCCTTAATGGCTCTACAAGAGGCCAGCGAATCTTACCTGGTGGGTTTGTTTAAAGACGCTGGGTTGTTCGCTGGTCAAACCAAACGTGTCACCATCATGCCCAAGGATATCCAATTGATCAGGCGTATCCGAGGAGAGATAACTTTATAACCAGGCACCAGGGATTATTTCGTCATCAGAGAATGTAATCTCTCATTGGGGCAGATGTTTTGTGAATATAACAcgtatattctattaattcaacatcaAGACTTTATTAGACTATTAAgatatcatgttgaatatgacagaatattatctgtttatttacataatacattctagcatcaatgAGATAACAGGctctctgttaaaatttattttttggagcGTAACAATACGCGCTTAATTGACTACGATCGTATTGCCgtttgtcttccaccagcatAATGTGCATATCTGCCTGCCACACGCGGGAAAGCCCGTGAGGTTTATGCAGGGCAGCTATAACACTTTATACCATtctataaatgataaatatttgagtatggcgttaaacaacaatcaaataaaaacatattattgGGGATTGTGGTTTTGTCTTTTCGATTGTTGTTGTTACAGAACAAACTGATGTTTTCactatacatgaatacatttcACTTAAACTGGAGGTCAATCTCCATCATTGTTAAGTGAACTAAGCTCACCTAGCAGGTCGTCTATAGTCGTTAAACCGTTATCAATAGTTACTGACCAAGCAGATCCTTATATAGGCCATCGTGAATAGAAACCGTGGTGAAAGTAAACACCGTATGCGCCATACTGAAACGCGTATTTGTTTACGAAGATTGACATATTCGTGTGACATCTAGGCGTATACATAAAAGATCTAGGTTCGCCGCACGGCTCAAAGGGGAATGTTTTGGGTTGTATCCAAGTGGATTAGTGCAATGCCTCCTTTAATACGGTGCTTAGTAAAAATTAATGACTAATCGATTCTTTACCGCGATCCAGACAACATAAAGACATGTCTGACccaaaagcttttttttttaatgaaagcaACCATGGTCCGACAACATTACCGGCTGTGCCACATATCTGAGTGGTAAAGTTTTCTGCCTGGGTAACTTAGGACTGTTCTTTCGTATGGTGATCTTTATGTCCCCTGAACGTGCCAACGTGGGCAACTTCATGTCCTCAAGGGTGGGTTTAAGCTGTAAGAAGTTTATCGTACTCCATAGATTTAAGACGAACGTAAtgcacatatgtgtatatatctacAGACAGAGAAAAGTTGAACGAGGACAGTTTTGTTGGTAATCGAATGGTTGCTAGTAAAAGCTGAATCTGTTGACCATTGCGAAATCGACAAACTGTAAATGAGATACATTCCGAGGATCAGATCCGGTCGGAATTCAACACGTGGATTGTCCACAGCGATGAAAATCCTGGGATTATAGT
Encoded proteins:
- the LOC135474024 gene encoding histone H3 — its product is MARTKQTARKSTGGKAPRKQLATKAARKSAPATGGVKKPHRYRPGTVALREIRRYQKSTELLIRKLPFQRLVREIAQDFKTDLRFQSSAVMALQEASESYLVGLFEDTNLCAIHAKRVTIMPKDIQLARRIRGERA
- the LOC135462486 gene encoding histone H1-delta-like; amino-acid sequence: MTDTAPAPVVQKVKKTTKPKKPAEHPKYSEMVVAALKDLKERGGSSRSKILKYIVTNYKVGDEKTVNTHLKLALKSGVQSGMLKQTKGTGATGSFKLGETAKKASVNPKKAAVKKAAAKKPATKKTKSPKKVTKKPAAKKLQSPAKEVTKKAKSPKKVAKKPASKKPAKSPKKPAVKKPTAKKAAAKKPATKKTKA